TATTGTGACATACTGCTTAACAACCATGGTGACAAACATTAGCTGTCTATTGTGTTCAAAATAATAGACAATGTTTTATCGATTGTTTTCATGACCATTTTTTAAAATAGCGAAAAAATGATGAACGAAGTGAAAACTTTTGTATTAGTTGATGAAACATAATTTGATAATATACCAGGCATTTTGACAGGATCATATTACGTCATATTTGTCATTTTGATAGTTGCAAGTGGCAGAGTGTACTGACACTTTAAATTCCATTGTATTCACATATCATTTCGATCAAAAGCAAAAATCACAAAATAGAAGCATGCGTTAATTTATTTGCTAACGAAAATATCCCAACCCCCTTTTCTTTTCAATCTAAaggtaatttttatttaaaaaatcgTGTAAGTTTACAAGAAGCTCAGAACTGTCCTTTTCTGGCGTTTTCATTGATGTCAACTGCAACATTCTTTTGTAATCAGCGATGTAGATGAAGTGTTGATTATGAtcactgaaaaaaaatgtgccACAAATTTGTGAGAgagatttttgtattttcagtgGTGGATGAAGAAAGGAAACGAAGACAAGGTAAGAGCTCTGAtgatgaacaatatttttttttgtcaaaaacgaTCATTTCGGTGGTAAAGTATTCATGATTCGTTCAAGCTCGACACATAAATTATACGAGTTTGGACAAAGGATCGTTATTTACCTACTCATCAACGAAAAAAACGATCATATTGTGACATACTTTTTAACAACCATGATGACATACATTACCTTCCATTatgttcaaaatatttgataatgtttgtgGGTGTTTCATGACCATTTtacaaaatagggaaaaatGGTGAATGAAGTGAAAACTTTTGTATTAGTTCatgaaatatcaatgtataattttcttatttatcaGGCATTTTGACATGATCACATCTTTGCCATTTTATTAGTTGCAAGTGTCAAAGTGTACTACGTAATTAAATTCCATTGTATTTAAATACCTTTTCgattaaattcaaaaatctcAATTTCAAAGCATGAGTTAATTTTTTTGCTAACGAAAATACCCCCCTTTTATTTggtttttgtgtatttttacaGGAAGTTTATAACTGTCCGTTTCTGCCATTTTCATTAATGCCAAATGCAACATTCTTTTTGTAATAAGCAATGTAGATGAAGTGTTGCTTATAATCAATGGCATATTTTTTGGTACAATTTTGTAAGTgagatttttgtattttcagtgCCTGATGGAGATCTGACAAGAAAACAACGTAAGAGCTCTgatgataaacaatataatCCAATTGAGATAACAATAAAATGGAGAAAACATTAAAAGATTTGTGtgtattccaaaaaaaaagtaatatgaattaatatcattatcttttttatcattgtttttatcTAACTTCGCAATTTGCCActggttaaaaaaaacattatgtCAACGACTTTTTGAGAAAGCTATTTAGAAATATATGTCAAAAGTCGCTAATTTCTAATCTTCGTTCTCAAGTTAGTAATATACTTGaatatgtaaacattggtgACAGCTACAATTGAAGATGGTTACCACTTACAAACGTACCTAATGTtttaactaattttgaaagaCTACATTGATATTTGTAATTCTGTTATGATTAAGCATATTGCGAGTTTAAATATTCCATTGGAAAACAGACAGCATCAGGTACTGTccttttataaaatgataacaaaataatcatgTCAAGCACAATGTATTTttgattatattatttttgtttagcAGCGAGCAGTAAGAGCGCTGAGAGCAGTTCTGAAGGTAAATAATTTAACTTACGTTACGGTGAACTGCAGATTCAGTACCAAATTAGCGCACTGCTGAAGATTTTGTGCTTTggatttgttattgtttaccaccGTGGAAAGGTTAACACAGTCCGAGGGCGAGCTAATTGCGTGTCTGTGTTAGTTGGCGTTTAACCGGCCATCAGAATGGATCGCGAAGTGACATAACAGTCGATGGCACGATATCACATGGTCTCGGCCCGTGAACAGAGGAAAATATTGAGACTTAATTTTactcagtttttttttttttttaattttaatcaataagCATTCTATTTCTCAAAAAAAGTTCTTTTCGGTGGTAAAGTATTCTTGATTTGTTCAAGCTCGACACATTAATTATTCGGGTTTGGACCAAGGATCGTTATTTACTTACTCATCGAGAAAAAAACGATCATATTGTGACATACTGCTTAACAACCATGGTGACAAACATTAGCTGTCTATTGTGttcaaaatatttgacaatGTTTTATCGATTGTTTTCATTACCATTTTACAAAACAGCGAAAAAATGGTGAACGAAGTGAAAACTTTTGTATTAGTTCATTAAACATAATCGGTTAATATGTCAGGCCTTTTGACATGATCAAATTACGTCATGTTTGTCATTCTAATAGTTGAAAGTGCCAGAGTGTACTGAATaattaaattgcattttaattaaatatcatttcGATCAAAggcaaaaatcacaaataagtGCATGCGTTAATTTATTTGCTAACGAAAATATCCCTATTCTCTTTTCTTGTTCATCTTAAGAcacttttgatttaaaatttcgTGTAAGTTTACAAGAAGCTCAGAACTGTCCCTTTCTGGCGTTTTCATTTATGTCAACTGCAACATTCTTATGTAATAAGCAATGTAGATAAAGTGTTGCGTATGATCACTAGACAGAAATTTTCGCAACATTTTGTGAAAGAGATTTTTGTATTGATCGTGTCGGATGAAAAGTGGAAACACGGACTTGGTAAGAGCTATGATGATGAACAATATAATCAAACTAACATAACaatgaaatgaagaaaaaaattaataatttttttttatcggaCTTTACTATTTACCATTGGTCATAGATTTATTCTGATGTCAACGACTTTTTGAATAATTTATTTAGAAGTATATGCTTTAAGGCGCTAATTTTTAATCTTCGTTCTCAAGTTAGTAATATACTTGAATCTGTAAACATGGTGATAACTCCAATAGAAGATGATTATGATTTACAAACCTACCTAATGTTTTAACTAACCTTTGACGGATTACATCGATATTTGTAATTCTGTTATGATAAAGCATAATTCGAgtttaaatattacatacattatatacattggAAAACATACAGCATCAGGTACTGTCCTTTTATAAAATGGTAACAAAATAATCATGTCAAGCACAATGTATTTttgattatattatttttgtttagaaTCGAGCAGCATGAGCTTTGAGAGCGCTGGGAGCATTTCTGCAGGTAAATAAATTAACTTACGTTACGATGAACTGCAGCTTCAGTACCAAATTAGCGCACTGCTGAAGATTTTGTGCTTTggatttgttattgtttaccaccGTGGAAAGGTTAACACAGTCCGAGGGCGAGCTAATTGCGTGTCTGTGTTAGTTGGCGTTTAACCGGCCATCAGAATGGATCGCGAAGTGacataacatttttttgttttaaaattttaatcaataagCATTCTATTTCTCAAATAAAGTTCTTTTCGGCGGTAAAGTATTCATGATTTTTTCAAGCTCGACACATAAATTATTCGGATTTGGACAAAGGATCGTTATTTACTTACTCGTCGAGAACAAAACGATCATATTGTGACATACTGCTTAACAACCATGGTGACAAACAGTAGCTGTCTATTGTGttcaaaatatttgacaatGTTTTATCGATTGTTTTCATGACCATTTTACAAAATAGCGAAAAAATGGTGAACGAAGTGAAAACTTTTGTATTAGTTCATTAAACATAATCGGttaatatataactattaagaaatatatgttttaagtcGCTAGTTTCTAATCTTCGTTCTCAAGGTAGTAATATACttgaatatataaacattgttgACAGCTACAATTGAAGATGGTTACAACTTACAAACATACCTAATGTTTTAACTAATTTTGACCAACTACATTGATATTTGTAATTCTGTTATGATAAAGCATATTGCGAgtttaaatattacatacagtatatacattggAAAACATACAGCATCAGGTACTGTCCTTTTAtaaaatggaaacaaaataatcatgtatttattgattttattatttttgtttagtGGCGAGCAGTGGGAGTTTTGTGTGTTAGGTGGCGTTTAACCGAGTATCAGAATAGAGCGTAAAGTGACATAACAGTCCATGGCATGATATAACATGGTTTCGGCCCGTGAAACAGAGGAAAATATTGAGACTTAATCTAActctattttttttcaatattaatcaataagcatttttttttttttttttgtcaaaaacgaTCATTTCGGCGGTAAAGTATTCATGATTTGTTCAAGCTCGACACATAAATTAATCGAGGTTGGACAAAGAATCGTTATTTACTTACTCATCAAGAAAAAAACGATCATATTGTGACATACTTTTTAACAACCATGATGACACACATTACCTTCCATTgtgttcaaaatatttgataatgtttgtgGGTTGTTTTCATATAATAAGCAATGTAGATGGAGTGTTGCTTATAATCAATACCATATTTTTTGGTACAATTTTGTAAGTGAGATTTTTGTAGTTTCAGTGTCTGATGGAGATCTGAACGGAAAACAACGTAAGAGCTCTgatgataaacaatataatCCAATTGAGATAACAATGAAATGGAGAAAACATTAAAAGATTTGTGTGTATtccaaaaaaaatgtaatatgaattattatcattatcttttTTATCTAACTTCGCAATTTGCCactggttaaaaaaaaattatgtcaaCGACTTTTTGAGAAAGCTATTTAGAAATATATGTCAAAAGTCGCTTATTTCTAATCTTCGTTCTCATATTAGTAATATACCTCAATATTTAAACATGGTGACAGCTACAATAGAGGATGATTATAAGTTACAAACATACCTAACTTTTTAACAAACTTTTGacttaaaatattaatatttgtaATTGAAAGAATTTTACGAGTTTAAAAATagcatacattatatacagtgaaATTCATACGACATCATGtactgaaaaatgaaaacaaaataatcatgtaTAGTACTGTGtaaattttgttaaatcaattttgtttagcTTCGAAAAGTGAGACTAGTGAGAGCACTGAGAATACTGAGTGCGCTGACTGCAGTTCCGAAggtatatacattatgttatgtAATGCTCCATCTCAACATTGTTTGACTTTAAACTTGAAATTGCATGTGATTTTTGTATTCCATTTAAGTGAAcatttggaatttatttcaaagaTACTATTTTTAATGCCTGAGAAATTCGTGTGGCACAATGCATCACTTCATTATTTGTTACTAATTAGTTATTTATTACTTTCTTTACAGAGTTAAGTAAAAGTAATGAGAGCCGATAGGTACAAGGTAATTACCCAATTTCGTTATGTTATAAACATAAAACCAATTGCTAACATTGTGTTGGTATAAGACAATTGTTTATTCTAAAGAGGAATCGCGTACATGATTACTAGGTTTAGTATGGTAATGTAAGTTTTCTTCTCTTACAGGTCAGCAGATTACACGAGAGAGGAAAGCTGCCgaaattgacataaataaacaaataaatacatcaaaataaaaagaagacATTCAAATTGATGTACATGCTATTGTTGTCAGATAATTAAACGAAtttattaatgtatatacttAGCGTACTTTTTTGTCTAATATGAACAACAATGCCTGTTTCTGGTTGGAGGTCAAACCAGACACCACTCCGTTCATTTAATGGTATTTACTTATCGGATTTTTAACAGGTTGTCCTCTCCGTTCCCGTTGTAGTTCAGTTGGTTTTGATGTCTCGATCGCTTCTTTTCAAGCCTCTCCCTTTTTGTGTCTCGgttattctttttttaaataaaatcccCATTAGATTTGATCTCACGTTCATTCTCTTTGGAAGTCTTTCCGTTTGTTTAGTGGTCTAGATTATTCTTTTAAATGTGTTCGTGCTGATTTTGATGTAGCATTCTTTCCTTTAAATGTTTCCCTATTGGATTTATTGTTTCGATCATTGGTATTGAAATTTCCCCAATGATTTTGGTGTCTCGATTGTGTTGTCTGGGAGTGACTTACGATTTGAAACATCATCAAACaaattacattgtttgtatttACCTTTACTACAAAACTGAGGACTTTATTCAGTTCCAGTTagcctacatacatgtatactagtaATCCATGGCGTCGATTAGTTCTGTGTCGATctaaagtgaaatattgagataaatgtATTAACATCCTCATCTTCGCACCACGTGATATGCTATCATTGTACTAAAGAGGGTTGTAAATGAAACATCTAATAACTCCATTATCAAGTGCTAAAAACTCGCTCCATTAATTGGACGGATTAATCATTATTCATATTCTGGCAGttctatattgatattaatattttctttttacgTCTTGTATTATAATATACTATAGACACAAAGCATTATACTTTACTGTAATGAtaagaaagttaaaaaaaaataacaagggCTTATTTTACAAATAATCCTCCTACGCTATTTTTCTATAACCAATCCAAAGAATAATTAGAAATAATACACTACCTAATAGGCACAATAGGCTCATTTAATGAAAACGACATCTCATTCCCCACATCGGATAGCAAATTGCTACGAAACAGCGAAATATAACTAGATCGTGTCATGCACGTCCCATCGCCGAACATGAGTTGTCGATGCTACTTCGTCTCTTGTGTCGAAGCGCCGCTCCCGTTAAATGCATATATAACAGGACAGATGACGCAAGTCCGTAATATGtattatacttatataacaGAAAGAGCTCTGCGGTAATGACGCTGCATTGTCCAACAAAATATGTGCTTAGTTAAAACACCCGGATCAAACAAGCGCTTTACataaacacatgtaacacaTTCTCTTCAGAAATGTTTCATCTTATTTTCAGCAGTCTTTAGTCTctatgtaattgattagtttgAAGTTCTAATTTAACCAAATTTAGAAACAATATTATACCGACATTACGATCTCGCAATAAGAGCCGTGGTCACCATCAACCAATATATGGACGTTTCATATATCACAGAGGCAAGTGTGCGCcaataatgtttgtttgaaatgagtaaattaagatatttaatCGTAAAAACAGTATTCCCTTGCCAGATGTAATTTCTTTCAACAATTCGGTTTTCCTGTCATTCAGTGAAATAAAATGTTACTATTGGCTCCATATTGTGTACTGGCATAGTTTCAGATTTCATAAAGCATTTATCGAATCAGGAAGAATTTGATTAAGCACTGCTGCAGTGAATTGAGAAGGAGTATGGGCATTACTTCACTGCATTTTCATTCACAAACCATCATCCCCATTATGTCATCCCGTGAATTTATCATTTCCACCgtaatacattttctttttactcaaatgtgaataaaaaaacacatcgtaatttaaaaaaatgaaatgctAGCCGGTgatgtaaatacatgtttatttgaCCGGTGATTGATACTATGCCAATTGCAGGTTTATCTGACTGGTCAGAAAATAATGTGATGAATTCACATGATTCGTTAGTCTGTGCTTTTAAAGGTATTGTTTAAAAAGGATGCAACCTATGCGCACGCAGTCTGCTCCGTTACTGACTACAATTAAGCTAGGCTAGGGTTGGTCATCAAACACAATGTATTGTAACCCCtgtaaaacaacaacaaaaacaacttcCAAACAATAATTCTCGAAACATTGGTCAGTGACGAACAAACATCGATCATATAGTTCTGGTGTCGATCATGAAGTTCATAAGCATACTTTGGCCAATAAGATAACAGTACATTGGACAAAATGTAAAGtaaatcagataaaaatatcGATCCTTCTTAAATAGAGGAAACAAATCAACCCCAAGTACACAACTTAACTGAGTATTCAACATGCCTACTTAAATGGCTGAGAAAAGAAAAGGAGAAGCCTGCTGCCGGAAAAAATATTCTCATCAGATATCCAGGCAGGTAAAAGACTGACATAGTCATTCCTGTTGCTCTATGTTTTTACATGTTTAACGAGAATGATTAATGGTTGATGTTAATTCCcaagatatatattatacgaTCTCGCTTTATCTCGTGAAATACTTGAGTATTTGTTAATGACATGAAGGTCACAGTACACAAGGACGAGAGAGATGGAATATAACAGGAGATATACAG
Above is a window of Pecten maximus chromosome 7, xPecMax1.1, whole genome shotgun sequence DNA encoding:
- the LOC117330788 gene encoding uncharacterized protein LOC117330788 isoform X1, which codes for MKSAFLIPIAVVVCLSVFVDVQSFGIGHKRSVKVSAEETKDASSKSSSSMSLESAGSSSAVVDEERKRRQVPDGDLTRKQPASSKSAESSSEESSSMSFESAGSISAVSVSDGDLNGKQPSKSETSESTENTECADCSSEELSKSNESR
- the LOC117330788 gene encoding cell wall protein IFF6-like isoform X2; the protein is MKSAFLIPIAVVVCLSVFVDVQSFGIGHKRSVKVSAEETKDASSKSSSSMSLESAGSSSAVVDEERKRRQVPDGDLTRKQPSSKSAESSSEESSSMSFESAGSISAVSVSDGDLNGKQPSKSETSESTENTECADCSSEELSKSNESR